A region of Dermochelys coriacea isolate rDerCor1 chromosome 1, rDerCor1.pri.v4, whole genome shotgun sequence DNA encodes the following proteins:
- the ARF5 gene encoding ADP-ribosylation factor 5 → MGLAVSAIFSRIFGKKQMRILMVGLDAAGKTTILYKLKLGEIVTTIPTIGFNVETVEYKNICFTVWDVGGQDKIRPLWRHYFQNTQGLIFVVDSNDRERVQESADELQKMLQEDELRDAVLLVFANKQDMPNAMAVSELTDKLGLQTLRSRTWYVQATCATQGTGLYDGLDWLSHELSKR, encoded by the exons ATGGGCCTCGCGGTCTCCGCCATCTTCTCTCGGATCTTCGGCAAGAAGCAGATGCGGATTCTCATGG TCGGCTTGGACGCTGCTGGTAAAACCACCATCCTGTACAAGCTAAAGCTGGGCGAGATCGTCACCACCATCCCCACCATTG GATTCAATGTTGAGACGGTGGAATACAAGAACATCTGCTTCACCGTCTGGGATGTAGGTGGCCAGGACAAAATCCGACCCCTGTGGAGACACTACTTCCAGAACACACAG GGCCTCATATTTGTTGTGGACAGCAATGACCGAGAGAGAGTGCAGGAGTCTGCAGATGAGCTACAGAAGATG CTGCAGGAGGATGAGCTGCGGGATGCGGTCTTGCTGGTGTTTGCTAACAAGCAGGATATGCCCAATGCCATGGCAGTGAGCGAGCTGACAGACAAGTTGGGCCTGCAGACGCTCCGCAGCAGAACT TGGTATGTGCAGGCAACTTGTGCAACCCAGGGCACTGGTCTCTATGACGGACTGGACTGGCTATCGCATGAGCTCTCCAAGCGCTAG
- the GCC1 gene encoding GRIP and coiled-coil domain-containing protein 1 isoform X1, with amino-acid sequence MEKFGMNFGGGSSKKDLLETIETQKKQLLQYQTRLKDVVRAYKSLLKEKEALEASLKALSVSHETGVGLSGAHLADIASSSISFADFADDRSSVQSEDSMGTATSVDAAASLTSAKGELGSEDERTAVGASLLKSEEVSGSESSISTGSGDVPVAANEADKRVLQLKTQLATLTSSLATVTQEKSRMEASYLADKKKMKQDLDEANKKAEEDRSKLEAEMKCVQEQLAETKARLITQQHDRAQEQSDHAVMLRELQKLLQGERTLRQDVELKLEETREALAGRVYVADRVEESELQTKQLSRVVEELKRELQAVQEENSKPDPRLQELQDEIGSLKSHFQAQLLQEMKKTAQAEEQLRQHAQMEERRVASLESQVAEVSELLGTYEKAKQKDQMTIQKLKDRIVQLDLENKTLAIAASSRSPMDIHIEEASLDVNVLKDKMEKLKKLLQMAAKKSQPALDIEKLCELELPKGTEAGDGEKAIALYYQQELKQLKEEFERYKMRAQVVLKNKSAKDVNLAKELEDTQEQLAELKEKYIALRLSCEEMEKQHKQEMEAKKQEVSHLQQVHRQDLEKCELDYRERALKLEEEMHKQRDRALAVLSEKDQELEQLRSLAIPYGLQGSKNYLAPGSDISSDDLMGAISSENLTQALHLAAANEPTFFLYAEQLARKEVEIVALRKQKHKLEKEVHQLQERLLVEEEKRREEVSTLQDHIQKNLRDKSREGANLEYLKNIVYRFLTLPDSLGRQQTLTAILTILHFSPEEKQVIMRHSANSSWWLPGKR; translated from the exons ATGGAGAAGTTCGGCATGAACTTTGGGGGTGGTTCTAGTAAAAAAGATCTTCTGGAGACTATTGAAACTCAGAAGAAACAGCTTCTTCAGTACCAGACTCGCTTGAAGGATGTTGTGAGAGCCTACAAGAGCCTGCTCAAGGAAAAAGAAGCCTTGGAAGCTAGCTTAAAAGCGTTATCTGTGTCTCATGAGACAGGCGTTGGCCTGAGTGGAGCTCACCTTGCAGACATTGCCAGCTCCAGTATTTCCTTTGCTGACTTTGCTGATGACAGGAGTTCTGTCCAGAGTGAAGACAGCATGGGGACAGCTACAAGTGTGGACGCTGCTGCCAGCTTGACCAGTGCCAAGGGTGAACTGGGGTCAGAAGATGAGAGAACAGCAGTTGGGGCCTCCCTTCTGAAATCGGAGGAGGTGAGTGGGTCGGAGAGCAGCATCAGCACTGGCAGTGGGGATGTGCCAGTCGCTGCTAATGAGGCAGACAAAAGAGTGCTCCAGCTGAAGACTCAGCTGGCCACCTTGACCAGCTCCCTGGCTACAGTCACCCAGGAGAAATCCCGCATGGAAGCCTCATACCTAGcagacaagaaaaaaatgaagcagGACCTGGATGAGGCCAATAAAAAGGCTGAAGAAGACAGGAGCAAGTTGGAGGCAGAAATGAAGTGTGTCCAGGAACAGCTGGCAGAAACCAAAGCTCGTCTAATCACACAGCAACATGACCGGGCCCAGGAACAGAGTGACCATGCCGTTATGCTGCGGGAGCTACAGAAGCTGCTGCAAGGTGAGAGGACCTTGCGCCAGGATGTGGAGCTAAAGCTGGAGGAGACCAGGGAAGCGCTGGCTGGAAGGGTGTATGTGGCTGATCGTGTGGAAGAGTCTGAACTGCAGACCAAGCAGCTGAGCAGGGTGGTGGAGGAGCTGAAGAGAGAACTGCAGGCTGTGCAGGAAGAGAACAGCAAGCCAGATCCCCGGCTGCAGGAGCTTCAGGATGAGATTGGCAGCCTCAAGAGTCACTTTCAAGCACAGTTGCTGCAAGAGATGAAAAAG ACTGCGCAGGCCGAAGAGCAACTCCGTCAGCATGCCCAGATGGAGGAGCGTCGAGTGGCCAGCTTGGAGAGCCAGGTCGCTGAGGTGTCAGAGCTGCTTGGCACTTAcgaaaaagccaaacaaaaagaCCAAATGACTATTCAGAAATTAAAGGACCGCATTGTGCAGCTAGACCTGGAAAACAAGACTCTGGCCATCGCTGCTTCCAGCCGATCCCCAATGGACATTCACATTGAAGAAGCCAGCCTGGATGTTAATGTTCtgaaagacaaaatggagaagctgAAGAAGCTGCTGCAGATGGCAGCCAAGAAGAGCCAGCCTGCCCTGGACATAGAGAAGCTCTGTGAGTTGGAGCTGCCAAAGGGCAccgaggctggggatggggagaaggctATTGCTCTGTATTACCAACAAGAGCTGAAGCAACTGAAGGAGGAATTTGAAAGGTACAAGATGAGAGCACAAGTGGTTCTCAAGAACAAGTCAGCCAAAGATGTCAACTTGGCCAAAGAGCTAGAGGACACCCAGGAACAGCTGGCTGAGCTGAAAGAGAAATACATTGCACTTCGGCTCTCCTGTGAAGAGATGGAGAAGCAACACAAGCAAGAAATGGAAGCCAAGAAGCAAGAGGTGTCCCACCTGCAGCAGGTCCACAGACAGGACCTAGAGAAATGCGAGCTGGATTACAGGGAAAGGGCACTAAAGCTGGAGGAAGAGATGCACAAGCAGCGGGACAGAGCACTGGCTGTGCTGTCAGAAAAGGACCAAGAGCTAGAGCAGTTGAGGTCTCTAGCCATACCTTATGGGCTTCAAGGATCCAAAAATTACCTAGCACCAGGGAGTGACATTAGCAGTGATGATTTAATGGGTGCAATCTCTTCTGAGAATCTCACCCAGGCTCTGCACCTTGCTGCTGCCAATGAGCCCACTTTCTTTCTGTATGCAGAGCAGCTGGCCCGTAAAGAGGTAGAAATTGTAGCCTTAAGGAAGCAGAAGCACAAACTGGAGAAGGAAGTTCACCAGCTCCAGGAGAGACTTTTGGTTGAGGAAGAGAAGCGTAGAGAAGAGGTATCCACCCTTCAAGACCATATCCAGAAGAACTTAAGGGATAAGAGCAGAGAGGGAGCCAACCTGGAATATCTCAAGAACATTGTCTATCGGTTCTTGACCTTGCCAGACTCACTGGGCCGTCAGCAAACTCTAACTGCCATATTGACTATACTGCACTTCAGTCCAGAGGAGAAGCAGGTTATTATGAGACATTCAGCCAACAGCAGTTGGTGGCTTCCTGGGAAGAGATGA